Proteins encoded by one window of Salvia splendens isolate huo1 chromosome 14, SspV2, whole genome shotgun sequence:
- the LOC121763634 gene encoding plasmodesmata-located protein 7-like: MAKYVCTVGRFASLLPLHFLLLITADSSPDSFLYSGCSLMKYTPNSPYQSNLNSLITSLFNSATYSSYNHFTITGASPQQDDVVYGLYQCRSDLSMPDCATCVARAVTRLGSTCPLACGGSMQLEGCFVKYDNASFIGTEDKSPAMRKCRPSDGDDADRMGSRDTVLAAMCGGSGGPYRVGGAEGVSGVAQCVGDLTAGQCQDCVEEAIRRLKAECGGAVFGDMFLGKCYARYTTSGAQNYARSNHESPHSESEKTFALIIGLLAGVALLIIFLTFLGRLFSRNGK; encoded by the exons ATGGCCAAATATGTATGCACAGTTGGCCGGTTTGCATCTCTACTCCCTTTGCATTTCCTACTTCTGATTACTGCAGATTCTTCACCAGACTCGTTCCTCTACAGCGGGTGCTCTCTGATGAAATACACCCCAAACTCACCCTACCAATCCAACCTAAACTCCCTCATCACATCCCTCTTCAACTCCGCCACATACTCCTCCTACAACCACTTCACCATCACGGGCGCGAGCCCGCAACAAGACGACGTCGTCTACGGCCTCTACCAGTGCCGCTCCGACCTCTCCATGCCCGACTGCGCCACCTGCGTCGCCCGGGCCGTCACCCGCCTCGGCTCCACGTGCCCCCTCGCCTGCGGGGGCTCCATGCAGCTCGAGGGCTGCTTCGTCAAGTACGACAACGCCTCCTTCATCGGGACCGAGGACAAGTCGCCCGCGATGAGGAAGTGCCGTCCGTCTGACGGCGATGACGCGGACCGGATGGGCAGCCGAGACACTGTGCTTGCGGCGATGTGTGGTGGGTCCGGGGGGCCGTATCGGGTCGGGGGTGCTGAGGGTGTGAGTGGCGTGGCGCAGTGCGTTGGAGACCTGACTGCGGGGCAGTGTCAGGACTGCGTGGAGGAGGCGATACGGCGGTTGAAGGCGGAGTGCGGCGGGGCTGTGTTTGGGGATATGTTCTTGGGTAAGTGTTATGCGAGGTACACCACTAGTGGGGCCCAAAATTATGCAAGATCCAACCATG AATCCCCACATAGTGAGTCGGAGAAGACATTTGCTCTGATCATTGGATTACTAGCTGGTGTTGCTTTGCTAATCATCTTCCTCACTTTCCTCGGCCGATTGTTTAGTAGAAATG ggaaataa